A part of Fimbriiglobus ruber genomic DNA contains:
- a CDS encoding DUF2203 domain-containing protein: MSSSPNRASNPTGKPRRKDVTVDLSTARQMLPLVRSIVADIVTSRQHLNRFATEQELLDDNRRALDWSGRRRRYALHDELAQVEKNLTTAVSELDSLGLLLVDPDAGTVDFPTKINGRPAAFSWQLGEDGVAHWRYNGEQQRRPIPADWQQGAPLRARSDH, encoded by the coding sequence ATGAGCAGTTCTCCCAACCGCGCATCCAACCCGACCGGCAAGCCCCGGCGGAAAGACGTGACGGTGGATCTCTCGACCGCGCGTCAGATGCTTCCCTTGGTCCGCAGTATCGTGGCGGACATCGTCACCTCGCGGCAGCACCTGAATCGGTTCGCCACGGAGCAAGAGCTGCTCGACGACAATCGGCGGGCTCTGGATTGGTCGGGCCGCCGGCGCCGGTACGCTCTCCACGACGAGCTGGCTCAGGTCGAAAAAAACCTGACCACGGCCGTCTCCGAACTCGATTCGCTCGGCCTGCTCCTGGTCGACCCGGACGCCGGGACCGTGGACTTCCCGACCAAGATCAACGGCCGCCCGGCCGCCTTCTCCTGGCAGCTTGGTGAGGACGGCGTGGCCCACTGGCGGTATAACGGCGAGCAGCAACGGCGACCGATCCCGGCCGACTGGCAACAAGGCGCTCCTCTCCGCGCCCGGAGCGACCACTAA